One window of Paludibacter propionicigenes WB4 genomic DNA carries:
- a CDS encoding dihydrofolate reductase family protein → MRKLSIFIATSLDGYIAKPNDDLSFLKAVEKEGEDFGYAAFTANVDTIILGRKTYDWVQREIGTSHYDNGGRDVFVITRTARPDIGQTKFYTGNLSDLIQELKSTDGKDIYCDGGAEIVTELMKNDLIDEFIISVAPIFLGNGTRLFKDGRPEQELELVYSNTFDTGLAQLKYRRKR, encoded by the coding sequence ATGCGCAAATTATCAATATTTATAGCGACGAGTTTGGATGGTTATATTGCAAAACCCAATGATGACCTGAGTTTTTTGAAAGCGGTAGAAAAAGAAGGGGAAGATTTTGGTTATGCGGCATTCACAGCCAATGTTGACACCATTATTCTGGGCAGAAAAACATACGATTGGGTACAACGAGAAATCGGTACTTCGCACTACGACAACGGAGGCAGAGACGTGTTTGTTATAACGAGAACTGCAAGACCCGATATTGGCCAAACGAAATTCTATACCGGCAATTTGTCCGACTTAATACAAGAACTCAAAAGCACAGACGGGAAAGATATATACTGCGACGGTGGTGCTGAAATAGTGACTGAACTTATGAAAAACGACCTGATCGACGAGTTTATTATTTCTGTTGCGCCAATATTTCTTGGTAATGGAACGAGACTTTTTAAAGACGGAAGACCCGAGCAAGAACTGGAGCTTGTTTATTCCAACACATTTGACACCGGACTAGCTCAACTAAAATACAGAAGAAAAAGATAA
- a CDS encoding DUF4395 domain-containing protein — translation MSKIIKFGEDVEGYNVPVLNEREVRAAAGILFLATFTSLMFILFRGNFIPIKYVISFFLTDFLIRVLISPRFAPTLILARLIVHNQTPEYVGAAQKKFAWVIGIVLAATMFVFFIILNAYSVITGIICLICLIFLFFESVFGICLGCLFYPLFFKEKIQLCPGDVCEVKEKQDIQKTSPGQILTLLVFIACMFLTVYLMNDSFSKKPHALFGDGNTEEIK, via the coding sequence ATGAGTAAAATAATCAAATTTGGCGAAGATGTGGAGGGATATAATGTCCCTGTTTTAAACGAACGGGAAGTACGGGCAGCCGCAGGAATCCTTTTCTTGGCAACCTTTACTTCATTGATGTTTATTCTTTTCAGAGGAAATTTTATTCCGATAAAGTATGTAATAAGCTTTTTCCTGACAGATTTCTTGATACGGGTTTTGATAAGTCCACGATTTGCGCCCACGCTCATTCTGGCACGCCTGATTGTTCATAATCAGACACCGGAATATGTTGGTGCTGCACAGAAAAAATTTGCATGGGTCATTGGAATTGTATTAGCAGCTACCATGTTTGTTTTCTTTATTATCCTCAACGCCTACAGTGTTATTACAGGAATTATCTGTCTTATTTGCCTTATTTTCCTGTTTTTTGAATCCGTTTTCGGAATATGCTTAGGTTGCTTGTTCTATCCGTTGTTTTTTAAAGAAAAAATCCAATTATGCCCGGGCGATGTATGCGAAGTGAAAGAAAAGCAAGATATTCAGAAAACATCGCCAGGTCAGATACTTACTTTACTCGTCTTTATTGCTTGTATGTTTCTAACAGTCTACCTAATGAATGACAGTTTCAGTAAAAAGCCTCACGCATTGTTTGGAGACGGGAATACAGAAGAAATCAAATAA
- the uvrA gene encoding excinuclease ABC subunit UvrA — MTTNSDIQPADASEKVEVIGARVHNLKNIDVSIPRDALTVITGLSGSGKSSLAFDTIFAEGQRRYIETFSAYARSFLGNLERPDVDKITGLSPVISIEQKTTNKNPRSTVGTTTEIYDFLRLLFARAGDAFSYITGEKMVKYSEDQIVDLILKDYEGRKTFLLAPLVRGRKGHYKELFEQIRKKGYLHVRIDGEVREATHGLKLDRYKNHDIEVVIDKLLVSEKDRKRLKESMQKAMQQGNGIVMLLEKDQEEARYFSKMLMCPTSGISYDEPAPHNFSFNSPHGACPKCKGLGFVNQIDMDKIVPDKKLSIYNGAISPLGKHKSTTIFWQIEAILEKYDCTLKTPVSDIPEEAMDEIMNGTEERLQIKNQSIGTNYFLTYDGILKYIEMQAETGASATEQKWANQYSKSIVCPECHGAKLRKESLHFRLHDKNIAELAAMDIAQLSAWLGDVEQYLSDKQKTIAVEILKEIRTRLQFLLDVGLNYLSLNRSSQSLSGGESQRIRLATQIGSQLVNVLYILDEPSIGLHQRDNQRLIRSLKQLRDTGNSVIVVEHDKDMMMAADYVVDLGPHAGRLGGEVVFAGTPTEMLQADTLTSAYLNGKKQIEIPQELRKGNGHSISIKGARGNNLKNIDVTFPLGKMICVTGVSGSGKSTLINETLQPILSQHFYRSLQDPLPYDSIDGLEHIDKVVEVDQSPIGRTPRSNPATYTGVFSDIRNVFVTLPEAKIRGYKPGRFSFNTAGGRCEVCGGNGYKTIEMNFLPDVYVPCESCDGKRYNRETLEVRFKGKSIADVLNMTINQAVEFFENQPSILNKIKTLQDVGLGYIKLGQSSTTLSGGESQRVKLATELSKRDTGKTLYILDEPTTGLHFEDIRVLLGVLNRLVNKGNTVIIIEHNMDVIKVADHIIDIGPEGGAAGGNVICTGTPQQVANNTTSETGRFLKLELNL, encoded by the coding sequence TTGACAACAAATTCCGACATACAACCCGCAGACGCTTCAGAGAAAGTAGAAGTGATCGGCGCAAGGGTTCACAACTTAAAAAACATAGATGTTTCCATCCCCCGCGACGCTTTGACCGTGATTACAGGTCTGAGTGGCAGTGGAAAATCATCGTTGGCTTTCGATACAATTTTTGCCGAAGGACAACGCCGGTATATAGAAACATTTTCTGCTTACGCGCGTAGTTTTCTGGGAAACCTGGAACGCCCCGATGTGGATAAAATCACGGGGTTAAGCCCGGTGATTTCGATAGAACAAAAAACTACCAACAAGAATCCCCGTTCCACGGTGGGTACTACCACAGAGATTTACGACTTTCTGCGTTTACTTTTCGCCCGGGCCGGTGATGCGTTTTCGTATATTACCGGCGAAAAGATGGTGAAATACTCCGAAGATCAGATTGTGGATCTCATTCTGAAAGACTACGAAGGAAGAAAAACTTTTCTGCTGGCTCCGCTGGTTCGTGGACGTAAGGGACACTACAAGGAGTTATTTGAACAAATACGAAAAAAAGGTTATCTCCATGTAAGAATAGATGGCGAAGTGCGCGAAGCCACTCACGGACTCAAACTGGACCGCTATAAAAATCACGACATAGAAGTGGTGATTGACAAGCTGTTGGTTTCGGAGAAAGACCGCAAACGGCTGAAAGAATCGATGCAAAAAGCCATGCAACAAGGCAATGGTATCGTCATGCTGCTCGAAAAAGATCAAGAGGAAGCGCGCTATTTCAGTAAGATGCTTATGTGCCCTACAAGCGGCATTTCGTACGACGAACCTGCTCCTCACAATTTTTCGTTCAACTCACCTCATGGGGCATGTCCTAAATGTAAAGGACTGGGATTTGTCAATCAAATAGACATGGACAAAATTGTACCGGACAAAAAACTGAGCATCTACAACGGAGCCATATCACCGCTGGGCAAGCACAAAAGCACCACCATTTTCTGGCAAATAGAAGCCATACTCGAAAAATACGATTGCACGCTTAAAACCCCTGTCTCGGATATTCCGGAAGAGGCTATGGACGAAATTATGAATGGTACGGAAGAACGGTTGCAGATAAAAAATCAATCAATCGGTACCAATTATTTTCTGACCTACGATGGAATTTTGAAATACATCGAAATGCAGGCTGAAACAGGAGCTTCGGCAACTGAGCAAAAATGGGCCAATCAGTATTCAAAATCGATAGTTTGCCCCGAATGTCACGGCGCTAAACTGAGGAAAGAGTCATTGCACTTCCGCCTGCACGACAAAAATATTGCCGAACTTGCCGCCATGGACATTGCTCAACTGTCAGCATGGCTGGGCGATGTGGAGCAATATCTGTCGGACAAACAAAAAACCATAGCGGTAGAGATTCTGAAAGAAATCCGCACACGTCTACAGTTTCTGTTGGATGTAGGGCTTAATTATCTTTCGCTCAACCGCAGTTCTCAGTCGCTTTCGGGAGGCGAGAGCCAGCGAATCAGATTGGCAACCCAAATCGGATCGCAACTGGTAAACGTTCTGTATATTCTGGATGAACCCAGCATCGGGTTGCACCAGCGCGATAATCAACGATTGATACGATCGCTAAAGCAACTTCGCGATACAGGAAACTCCGTTATCGTGGTAGAACACGATAAAGACATGATGATGGCAGCCGATTATGTGGTGGATTTGGGTCCTCACGCCGGTCGACTGGGTGGTGAAGTGGTATTCGCCGGTACCCCAACGGAGATGCTACAGGCCGACACACTCACATCGGCTTATCTGAATGGTAAGAAACAAATAGAAATACCGCAGGAACTCCGCAAAGGAAACGGACATAGTATCAGCATCAAAGGTGCACGGGGCAACAATTTAAAGAATATCGATGTGACCTTCCCACTCGGAAAAATGATATGCGTTACTGGTGTATCGGGCAGCGGAAAGTCAACACTGATAAATGAAACGCTTCAACCCATCCTGAGTCAGCATTTTTACCGTTCGTTACAAGATCCATTGCCCTATGACAGTATAGATGGGCTGGAACACATAGACAAAGTGGTGGAAGTAGATCAGTCGCCGATTGGTCGTACTCCCCGCTCTAATCCTGCAACATACACGGGAGTTTTTTCGGATATCCGTAATGTATTCGTAACCTTGCCCGAAGCAAAAATACGGGGTTATAAGCCCGGACGTTTCTCATTCAATACTGCCGGAGGCCGATGTGAAGTCTGCGGGGGCAATGGCTATAAAACCATAGAAATGAATTTCTTGCCCGATGTGTATGTGCCCTGCGAGAGTTGCGATGGTAAACGCTACAACCGCGAAACACTCGAAGTGAGATTCAAAGGAAAATCCATTGCCGATGTATTGAACATGACAATCAATCAGGCCGTTGAGTTTTTCGAAAACCAGCCTTCTATCCTGAACAAAATAAAGACATTGCAGGATGTGGGACTAGGGTATATTAAACTAGGACAATCGAGCACTACGCTTTCTGGCGGTGAGAGTCAGCGTGTAAAACTGGCTACCGAGCTATCCAAACGCGACACGGGTAAAACGCTTTATATACTCGATGAACCGACTACCGGACTGCACTTTGAAGACATACGAGTGCTGCTTGGAGTGCTGAATCGTCTTGTAAATAAAGGAAATACGGTCATCATTATCGAACATAACATGGACGTGATAAAAGTGGCTGACCACATTATTGACATTGGCCCCGAAGGTGGCGCAGCGGGTGGAAACGTTATTTGCACCGGCACACCGCAACAAGTGGCAAACAACACAACGAGCGAAACTGGAAGGTTTTTGAAACTGGAACTCAACCTTTAA
- the hisB gene encoding bifunctional histidinol-phosphatase/imidazoleglycerol-phosphate dehydratase HisB has protein sequence MKKKVLFIDRDGTIIIEPPVTFQVDTLEQMEFLPEVLRNLHFIRHKLDFEWALVTNQDGLGTPVYPQENFDIIQSKFLQTLENEGITFDKIFIDKSFPEDNLPTRKPGTAMLTEYFSETYDLNGSFVIGDRVTDVELAKNLGCKAIFISNDTETLKQKNLTEYCALQTTNWNKITEFLFAGERTATIKRTTKETDILIELNLDGSGKCSIDTGLKFFDHMLEQIGKHSGSDLTINVKGDLEVDEHHTIEDTAIALGEAFAKALGNKRGIERYGFYLPMDDCLCSVALDFGGRAWLVYDAEFKREYVGDLPTEMILHFFKSFSDAAKMNLNIKAEGDNEHHKIEGIFKALAKSIKMAVKRDIYQFELPSTKGLL, from the coding sequence ATCAAAAAGAAAGTCCTTTTCATCGACAGAGATGGAACCATTATCATAGAACCACCTGTAACATTTCAGGTAGACACATTGGAGCAAATGGAATTTCTGCCTGAAGTTCTGCGTAATCTTCATTTTATCCGGCACAAACTGGACTTTGAGTGGGCATTGGTCACCAATCAGGATGGACTTGGAACACCTGTTTATCCGCAGGAAAATTTTGATATTATCCAGTCTAAATTTCTACAGACACTCGAAAACGAAGGCATTACGTTCGACAAAATATTTATCGACAAATCATTCCCCGAAGACAACCTGCCTACCCGGAAGCCAGGAACAGCCATGCTAACCGAATATTTTTCGGAAACGTATGATCTGAACGGTTCGTTTGTAATAGGCGACAGGGTAACCGATGTAGAACTGGCTAAAAACCTTGGTTGCAAAGCCATCTTTATCAGTAATGATACCGAAACTTTGAAACAGAAAAACCTGACGGAATACTGCGCGCTGCAAACCACCAACTGGAATAAAATCACTGAATTTCTTTTTGCCGGAGAGCGAACTGCCACCATAAAACGCACCACCAAAGAAACAGACATTCTGATTGAACTGAACCTTGATGGATCGGGCAAATGCAGCATTGATACCGGTCTGAAGTTCTTCGATCATATGTTGGAACAGATTGGAAAACACTCCGGTTCTGATTTGACAATCAATGTAAAAGGCGACCTTGAAGTGGATGAACATCACACCATCGAAGATACTGCCATAGCGCTGGGTGAGGCTTTTGCGAAAGCATTGGGCAACAAACGCGGCATAGAGCGTTATGGATTTTATTTACCCATGGACGACTGTCTGTGCTCTGTTGCACTGGACTTTGGCGGTAGAGCATGGTTGGTGTACGACGCTGAATTTAAACGGGAATATGTGGGCGATTTGCCTACTGAAATGATACTACACTTCTTTAAATCATTCAGCGATGCTGCCAAAATGAACCTGAACATTAAAGCCGAAGGCGATAATGAGCATCACAAAATCGAAGGCATTTTCAAAGCATTGGCAAAATCGATCAAGATGGCTGTGAAACGAGACATCTATCAATTTGAATTGCCCAGCACCAAAGGACTTCTATAA
- a CDS encoding alkaline phosphatase family protein, translating to MFSSRNIIYSFILLLASLNLSAQPATSERPRLVVGIMVDGLQQKHLDLLWNYLDPNGFKKIITSGANFRNVSYNIVSAGNASDIATVMTGTTPYYNGIVGNSYYHRSLDDIESIIQDDNQVGIGTSQNLSAHKLLSSTVGDELMLAYPNKSKCYAVAIGPEEAIMLGGHTAKSVTWIDDASMKWVTTGYYADGLSHWADEMNVNGVFQNYTARTWGPLFNINTYLSKPEKEDKKWGFFYDPTTKKAKNSQASIIKTTPSANGLVAELGMKILEQENLGNDIYPDMLLLQFTVRTPFEKSTALNSAEKEDMYFRLDKEIQSILQKINEKTGLDKTLVFLFGNQTGVHSPTELGENKIPAGYFNADRSIALLSSYLIAVYGPEKWISGYYGKNIFLNKEKIISKKLNLNDFQKTVAEFMLEFEGIKAAFPSSQILNFGGNKDSEMARLQNSTNKISVGDVIFTLLPGWIEVDNKNNPIGESNAIVSYTPLYFYGWKIKPQNISTSYQTIDIAPTISRILDIPMPNACIGKPIIEVTP from the coding sequence ATGTTTTCATCCCGAAATATCATTTACTCTTTTATTCTTTTGCTGGCAAGTCTGAACCTTTCAGCACAACCAGCCACCAGCGAACGTCCACGATTGGTAGTCGGTATCATGGTGGACGGACTGCAACAAAAACATCTGGATTTGCTCTGGAATTATTTAGACCCCAACGGATTTAAGAAAATAATTACCAGTGGAGCAAATTTTAGAAATGTATCGTACAATATCGTTTCGGCGGGTAATGCTTCGGATATTGCAACTGTAATGACCGGAACCACCCCTTATTATAACGGTATAGTTGGGAATAGCTACTATCACCGATCCTTGGACGATATTGAATCGATTATACAGGACGACAATCAGGTTGGGATCGGTACCAGTCAAAACCTGTCTGCACACAAACTGCTCTCGAGCACCGTAGGCGATGAGCTCATGTTGGCCTACCCAAACAAATCAAAATGTTATGCAGTAGCCATAGGCCCGGAAGAAGCTATTATGCTGGGCGGACATACAGCTAAAAGTGTAACATGGATTGATGATGCAAGTATGAAATGGGTGACCACCGGATACTACGCCGATGGACTATCGCACTGGGCTGACGAAATGAATGTCAATGGCGTTTTTCAAAACTACACTGCACGCACCTGGGGTCCTTTGTTCAACATAAACACGTATTTATCAAAGCCAGAAAAAGAAGATAAAAAATGGGGATTTTTTTACGACCCAACAACAAAAAAGGCAAAAAATTCGCAAGCATCTATCATCAAAACCACACCTTCGGCTAATGGTCTGGTGGCTGAACTGGGAATGAAAATTCTGGAACAGGAAAATCTGGGAAATGATATTTACCCCGATATGCTGTTGCTACAATTTACAGTCAGAACGCCTTTTGAGAAATCTACGGCACTCAATTCTGCTGAAAAAGAAGATATGTACTTTAGGCTCGATAAAGAAATCCAAAGCATTCTTCAAAAGATCAATGAAAAAACCGGGTTGGATAAAACTCTTGTTTTTCTGTTTGGAAATCAAACCGGCGTACACTCGCCCACCGAGCTGGGAGAAAACAAAATTCCGGCAGGGTATTTCAATGCCGACCGCTCCATAGCTTTGTTGAGCAGCTACCTGATAGCTGTTTACGGTCCGGAAAAATGGATTTCGGGATATTACGGAAAAAATATTTTCCTGAACAAAGAAAAGATTATATCCAAGAAACTAAATCTGAACGATTTTCAAAAAACCGTTGCTGAATTTATGCTCGAATTTGAAGGAATAAAAGCGGCATTCCCTTCGTCGCAAATACTGAATTTTGGAGGTAATAAAGACTCAGAAATGGCCAGACTACAGAATTCCACAAACAAAATAAGCGTTGGCGATGTAATTTTCACGCTTTTGCCCGGATGGATTGAGGTTGATAATAAGAATAACCCGATTGGTGAGTCGAATGCCATTGTTTCATACACTCCGTTGTATTTCTATGGTTGGAAAATAAAACCGCAAAACATTTCAACTTCGTATCAAACGATTGACATTGCGCCTACCATTTCCCGAATACTGGACATACCGATGCCGAATGCCTGTATAGGTAAACCCATTATTGAAGTTACTCCATAA
- a CDS encoding MalY/PatB family protein has protein sequence MKSNTENKIIQHMEQGKPQYNFNEVIDRHDTNAIKLERCKALFGTEDVLPLWVADMDFKTPDFIIKAIQQRLEHPILGYTMLPKEFYSSTSKWIKDHHDWDVHREWLGFLPGIVPGLSFAVQALTSPGDEIIVQPPVYYPFFHVIEKNHRVLVTNPLKEEAGRFVMDFEDLEQKFTAKTKLFILCNPHNPGGRVWSKEELKQFAYICEKHQVTIISDEIHADMVLPGSNCMHTPLATVSAWSEQNTVTFMAPTKVFNMPGIISSAYIVPNSELRQRFALFLEASEMNGGNMFAGITAMAAYENGEEWRKQMLDYVQGNIEYLADFLKNNIPQINPMIPEASFLVWLDCEALGMETDELHKFFSLKAGLGLNKGTIFGTGGEYHLRLNVACPRSILEQAMKQLQQAVNSKQ, from the coding sequence ATGAAATCAAATACAGAAAATAAAATAATCCAACATATGGAACAAGGGAAACCTCAATACAATTTTAATGAAGTTATAGACAGGCACGATACAAATGCCATAAAATTAGAACGTTGTAAAGCATTGTTCGGTACCGAAGATGTTCTGCCTCTGTGGGTTGCCGATATGGACTTCAAAACTCCCGACTTTATCATTAAAGCCATTCAACAACGGTTGGAACACCCAATTCTGGGCTACACTATGTTGCCCAAGGAATTTTATTCGTCAACAAGTAAATGGATTAAAGATCACCACGACTGGGATGTGCACCGCGAGTGGTTAGGCTTTCTGCCCGGTATTGTTCCCGGATTGTCGTTTGCCGTTCAGGCACTCACCAGCCCCGGTGACGAGATCATCGTTCAGCCACCTGTATATTATCCATTTTTTCACGTAATAGAAAAGAATCACCGCGTGTTGGTTACAAATCCGCTAAAAGAAGAAGCCGGTAGATTTGTAATGGATTTTGAAGATTTGGAACAAAAATTCACGGCGAAAACTAAACTTTTCATTCTTTGCAATCCCCATAATCCGGGAGGAAGAGTATGGAGCAAAGAGGAACTAAAGCAGTTTGCCTATATCTGCGAAAAGCATCAGGTTACCATCATATCCGACGAAATTCATGCTGATATGGTATTGCCCGGCAGCAACTGCATGCATACACCGCTAGCAACTGTTTCGGCCTGGAGCGAGCAGAACACCGTAACATTTATGGCTCCAACCAAAGTTTTTAATATGCCCGGAATTATCAGCTCGGCTTATATCGTTCCAAACAGCGAGCTGCGTCAACGCTTTGCTCTATTCCTTGAAGCTTCTGAAATGAACGGCGGCAACATGTTTGCCGGCATAACAGCCATGGCTGCTTACGAAAATGGTGAAGAATGGCGTAAACAAATGTTGGATTATGTACAAGGCAATATAGAATATCTGGCGGATTTTCTGAAGAACAATATCCCACAAATCAATCCTATGATACCGGAAGCATCGTTCCTGGTATGGCTCGACTGTGAAGCACTGGGCATGGAAACAGACGAATTACACAAATTCTTTTCGCTGAAGGCCGGACTGGGGCTCAATAAAGGAACCATTTTTGGAACAGGCGGCGAGTACCACCTGAGACTGAATGTGGCCTGTCCGCGCAGTATATTGGAACAAGCTATGAAACAATTACAACAAGCAGTGAACAGTAAACAATGA
- the ung gene encoding uracil-DNA glycosylase → MDVKIEQSWNQALQSEFDKEYFAKLTEFVRNEYKSRLTFPPAGLIFNAFDQCPFDDVKVVIIGQDPYHGDGQAHGLCFSVNDGVAFPPSLLNIFKEIERDLGKPTPASGNLTRWAQQGVLLLNATLTVQAHMAGSHQNRGWETFTDAVIHTLANKKDHLVFMLWGSYAQKKGAFIDTNRHLVLKSVHPSPLSAYRGFIGNNHFSLTNQYLQKNGLPEINW, encoded by the coding sequence ATGGACGTAAAAATTGAACAGTCGTGGAATCAAGCGCTCCAGTCGGAATTTGACAAGGAATATTTTGCAAAGCTCACTGAATTTGTCCGCAATGAATATAAATCGAGGTTGACTTTTCCACCAGCCGGGCTTATTTTCAATGCCTTTGATCAGTGTCCTTTCGACGACGTCAAAGTGGTTATTATCGGTCAGGATCCGTATCACGGCGATGGGCAGGCGCATGGTTTATGCTTCTCTGTAAACGATGGCGTAGCTTTTCCTCCATCACTACTCAACATATTCAAGGAGATAGAGCGCGATCTGGGAAAACCGACACCCGCAAGTGGAAATCTTACCCGTTGGGCACAACAGGGTGTACTGCTTCTCAACGCTACCCTGACCGTTCAAGCGCACATGGCCGGTTCGCACCAGAATCGTGGTTGGGAAACATTTACCGATGCTGTTATCCACACACTTGCCAACAAAAAAGATCATCTGGTATTTATGCTTTGGGGATCGTATGCTCAGAAAAAAGGTGCTTTTATTGATACTAACCGACATCTGGTGCTAAAATCCGTACACCCTTCTCCCCTGTCTGCCTATCGCGGGTTTATTGGGAACAATCATTTTTCACTCACCAATCAGTATTTGCAAAAAAATGGTTTGCCGGAGATCAACTGGTAA
- a CDS encoding threonine/serine ThrE exporter family protein, which yields MENATKSPKNIKATEVAEFILDAGVFLMASGAHSGRVWRNCRRIAEHWGYRMNFNPTFTGILVSVWNDKDRENAVTRYKTAPPNSVHLETLTEISHLSWKIADGEIEYADASRELEAIKHKAHYPFWLIALAVGISCGCLCTLAGGSPVDAALAFCGASVGSVARYFILKKQFNQFLSIIIASAITTLIAGADTIFGLGRAPEMTLATSVLYLIPGVPLINSVIDLLEGYFSASIARSLFAASIISCIAVGMTLSIMLLGINNF from the coding sequence ATGGAGAATGCAACCAAATCCCCCAAAAATATAAAAGCCACCGAAGTTGCCGAATTTATCCTTGATGCAGGCGTTTTTCTGATGGCCTCCGGAGCCCATTCGGGAAGGGTGTGGCGCAATTGCAGGCGCATTGCAGAGCATTGGGGCTATCGTATGAATTTTAATCCTACATTTACCGGCATACTGGTAAGCGTGTGGAACGATAAAGACAGAGAAAATGCAGTCACCCGCTACAAAACAGCACCACCAAACAGCGTTCATTTAGAGACGCTGACAGAAATCAGTCATCTTTCGTGGAAGATAGCTGACGGCGAAATTGAATACGCAGACGCAAGCCGTGAACTGGAAGCAATTAAACATAAAGCGCATTATCCTTTCTGGTTGATAGCACTCGCTGTGGGCATATCGTGCGGATGCCTTTGCACATTGGCAGGCGGAAGTCCGGTGGATGCAGCATTGGCTTTTTGCGGAGCTTCGGTGGGTTCAGTGGCGCGGTATTTTATCCTAAAAAAGCAATTCAATCAGTTTTTGTCAATCATTATAGCTTCGGCTATTACCACTCTCATTGCCGGTGCCGATACCATCTTTGGTCTGGGGAGGGCTCCTGAAATGACGTTGGCTACCTCTGTATTGTATCTTATCCCGGGCGTCCCGCTTATCAACAGTGTGATCGACCTGCTGGAAGGTTATTTTTCAGCATCCATCGCCCGCTCACTTTTTGCCGCATCCATAATATCGTGCATTGCAGTGGGAATGACCCTAAGTATTATGTTGTTGGGAATAAATAATTTTTAA
- a CDS encoding threonine/serine exporter family protein → MELISTIFIDFALAFCVAFCWGILFGTPWKALLATGLLGGFGHGIRFILLQSNMGLVAATLIASVSIGLLGIYVAHKVHNPPVVITMPACITMIPGLYAYRSMLAGIKLSDQAILDKNPNIIPTIAHNAVLTFSLLFTLAVGISISALLFRNKSVKEIRFDKSRTRLKEK, encoded by the coding sequence ATGGAACTGATATCAACTATATTCATCGATTTTGCACTGGCCTTTTGTGTGGCTTTTTGTTGGGGTATCTTATTCGGAACACCGTGGAAAGCATTACTGGCTACCGGCCTGCTGGGTGGCTTCGGACATGGCATCCGCTTTATCCTGTTACAATCCAATATGGGTTTGGTTGCCGCCACGCTTATTGCATCGGTGTCAATCGGATTGCTGGGAATTTATGTGGCTCACAAAGTACACAATCCTCCGGTGGTTATTACCATGCCGGCCTGTATCACTATGATTCCCGGCTTGTATGCCTATCGTTCCATGCTGGCCGGCATTAAGCTTAGCGACCAGGCAATATTAGACAAGAATCCGAATATCATTCCTACCATAGCTCATAACGCTGTGCTTACTTTTTCGTTGTTGTTTACGCTGGCTGTGGGTATTTCCATCAGTGCATTGCTGTTCCGCAACAAGAGCGTGAAAGAAATACGCTTCGACAAAAGCCGGACACGGTTGAAAGAAAAATAA